aatttattataccctgcgccacactgtggaacagggtattataagttagtgcatatgtttgcaacacccagaaggagacgattttccccaaattggggatattttttttgtgacgaaatttctgagttggggacttggacttggagattttttataaatttgggaattttttcaagaaatcggtttaatctttttaaacaaatctttatttttataggaaattttgtcaaaattctatttctatagaaaattttgtcaagattttatttctatagaattttttgtcaacattttatttttatagaaaatttaatttcaatagaaaattttatcaaaaattttttctataaaaaaattttgtcaaaattttatttctatagaaaattttttcaaaattttatttctatagaaaattatttcatcaatttatttctatagaaaattttgtcacaattttatttctgtagataattttgtcaaaatgttatttctatagaaaattttgtcaaaattttattctatagaacattttgtcaaaattttatttctatagaaaattttgtcaaaattttatttctatagaaaattttgtcaaaattttatttctatagaaaattttgtcaaaattttatttctgtagaaaattttgtcaaaattttatttctatagaaaattttgtcaaaattttatttctattgaaaattttgtcaaaaatttatttctatagaaaattttgtcaaaattttatttctatagaaaattttgtcaaaattttatttctatagagaattttgtcaaaatgttatttctatagaaaattttgtcaatattttatttctatagaaaattatgtcaacaatttatttctatagcaaattttgtcaaaattttatttctatagaaaattttgtcaacattttatttctatagaaaattttgtcaaaattttatttctatagaaaattttgtcaaaattctatttctatagaaaattttgtcaacattttatttctatagaaaattatgtcaacaatttatttctatagcaaattttgtcaaaattttatttctatagaaaattttgtcaaaattttatttctatagaaatttttgttaatatttttttatagagaaaattttgtcaaaattttatttctatagaaatttttgttaatatttttttatatagaaaattttgccaaaattttatctctatagaaaattttgtcaaaattttatttctatagaaaattttgtcaaaattctatttctataggaaattttgtcaacattttatttctatagaaaattatgtcaacaatttatttctatagcaaattttgtcaaaattttattcctatagaaaattttgtcaacatttaatttctatagaaaattttgtcaaaattttatttctatagaaaattttgtcaaaattctatttctatagaaaattttgtcaacattttatttctatagaaaattatgtcaacaatttatttctatagcaaattttgtcaaaattttatttctatagaaaattttgtcaaaattttatttctatagaaatttttgttaatatttttttatatagaaaattttgtcaaaattttatttctatagaaatttttgttaatatttttttatatagaaaattttgccaaaattttatctctatagaaaattttgtcaaaattttatttctatagaaaattttgtcaaaattttatttctatagaaaattttgtcaaaatattatttctatagaaaattttgtcaaaattctatttctatagaaaattttgtaaacagtttatttctatagaaaattatgtcaacaaattatttctatagcaaatttttgtcaaaattttatttctatagaaaattttgtcaaattgtattgtcaaaattttatttctatggaaaattttttcaaaattttatttctatagaaaattttgtcaaaattttattcctatagaaattcttgttaatatttttttatatagaaaattttgtcaaaattttatttttatagaaaattttgtcagaattttatttctttagaaaattttgtcagaattttatttctatggaaaattttgtcaatattttatttctatagaaaatatttcaaaattttgttgtcaaatattgtcaaaattttatttctaaatataaaatttcgtcaaaatgtctgTAGACAAGTCAAATAATCCGATTGTGATTGTGAATATAAGAttatggagggtatataaaattCGACCCGGCCGAATAAACTTGTTGGTTCCTCATAGGAGACGTTTGATATCCATAATCATAATTGTTTTGTTTACTCTAAACCTATTCTACTTATTGTTGATAGAATACTTATCTCTCGTGGAATGCTACGGATGACATAGAACTAAACGTGCTTAGTGTTTCaaggttttgttaaaattgattTCAATATAGTCATAGTCACTACATTAAAATTAGAATCCATAAAATTAGAATCCATTGAGAAGAGTCCAAAATGTGGACACCAAGTATTACTATTTTAATTCTAAGCGAGTTGATTATTTTCTGTCAAGTTATCGACTCAAAAGATCTCTATATATTAGAGTCTAAAACATCCTTTAATCCCAACTATATGACTAACTATTATTTATCCATAAATCCTGACCACTTATCTGTAAATATAACATTCGATATTGCAAAGACATTTGAACAAGATCCTTGGATGgaattagaaattaaaatgaGGAGAGGCAAAGGACGAGTTCTTCAAAGATTATTAAAATATGACGTCAACCTATGCAAAGTATTGACCAAAggtcaaagtaaaattttagattCTTgggtggaaaatttttttacagctgGTACTCTACCTAGAAGCTGTCCATTTAAGAAAGTAAGTAgacaattatgataaaatttatatacactTCAATAATGTAATGATTgctcttttttaattgatttaaatctAGGGCATATATTCATGGCCCAAAATGAGGCTCGATACATCGAATATACCACAATTCGTTGTAATTGCCAAACATGAAACatcaataaatttatatttcaaatcCAAGCCCAGAAACCAGGATATATTAAACACCACCCTGGTGTTCGAATGGAAATGAGGCATAAAACTGGTTTAAAATTTCACTAGAGCTCTAACTAAAAATTAGTGTACAGAATAAGTGAAAATCGAATAAATTCAATACCAAGCAAAATTTGATAACTTTGTTTTCTCTAGGTCCATTACGAACTGGcagaaatttgtaaaatattcctcccaaactaagaggtacttcacaaatttcctctaaaaataaaattttgacaaatattttctctagaaataaaattttgaaagaattttctatagaaataaaattttgagtaaattttctatagaaataaaattgtatagaaataaaattttgacaaaattttcttagaaaaaaaatttggacatcattttctaaaaaaaaatgaaaaaatggagaaaattttctatagaaggaaaattttctaaagaaat
This is a stretch of genomic DNA from Haematobia irritans isolate KBUSLIRL chromosome 4, ASM5000362v1, whole genome shotgun sequence. It encodes these proteins:
- the LOC142235298 gene encoding uncharacterized protein LOC142235298, with the protein product MWTPSITILILSELIIFCQVIDSKDLYILESKTSFNPNYMTNYYLSINPDHLSVNITFDIAKTFEQDPWMELEIKMRRGKGRVLQRLLKYDVNLCKVLTKGQSKILDSWVENFFTAGTLPRSCPFKKGIYSWPKMRLDTSNIPQFVVIAKHETSINLYFKSKPRNQDILNTTLVFEWK